Sequence from the bacterium genome:
GACCCTGGTGCTGGGCGCCGACGTCTTCGACGATTTCATGCGCCACAACAAGCTGTTCAAGCTGGCGGTGGATGAGGATTCCGACGCCCGCATCGCCAACGCCTTTTTGAACGCCTCCCTGCCCCCCACCGTGGTGGGCGACATCCGGGATTTCATCAGGCAGGTCCGGAAACCATTGGCCGTGCGCTCTTCCAGCCTGCTGGAGGACGCGCTCTACCAGCCCTTCGCCGGCATCTACTACACCAAGATGGTCCCCAACAACCAGTCCGATCTGGACGCCCGGTTTTTGAGTTTGGACAACGCCATCAAGCTGGTCTGGGCCTCCACTTTTTTAAAGCAGGCCAAGAGCTACATCGAGTCCACCAACCACCGGGTGGACGAGGAGAAGATGGCGGTGATCATCCAGGAGGTGGTGGGTGCGGATAGGAACGGCCGCTATTATCCCGATTTCGCCGGGGTGGCCCGCTCCTACAACTATTACCCGGTGGGCCACGCCAAGCCGGAGGACGGCGTGGTCAACGTGGCACTGGGGCTGGGCAAAAGCGTGGTGGACGGCGGGGTCTCGCTCCGCTTCACCCCGGCCTACCCCGAGATCCTGCCCCAGTTCGGCACCGCCGATGACATGCTGGACAACAGCCAGAAGAGCTTTTACGCGGTGGACATGCGGCCCAGATCCAACACCGCCTACGCCGATGAGGACCAGTATCTTTTGAAGCTGGGGATCGAAGAGGCCGAGAAGGACGGGGTGCTGGAAAGGCTGGGCTCCACCTACTCCTTTGAGAACCAGCAGCTGCAGGACGGGATCGGCCAGCCCGGCCCCCGCGTCGTCAGCTTTGCCCATATCCTTAAATACAAGCTGTTCCCCCTGGCCGAGCTTTTGGATCACCTGCTGAAACTTTCCTCCCAGGCCATGAGCTGCCCGGTGGAGATGGAGTTCGCGGTCCGTCTGGATCCCAAGAATATCTTTCCGGCCGACTTCGGCTTCCTCCAGGTGCGGCCGCTGGTGGTCTCGGACGAGCTGGTCAAGATCGACGTCTCGGCGAAAGACATCCAACAAGCCCTCTGCTTCAGCGACAAGGCCCTGGGCAACGGGGTCACGGCCCTAAGCGACATCATCTACGTCCGGCCCGGCTCCTTCGACGCCTCCCGCACCCCCCAGATGGCCGATGAGGTGGGACAGCTGAACAAGAAGTTGAAGGAACAGGGCCGCCCCTATGTCCTGATCGGTCCCGGCCGCTGGGGCTCCAGCGATCCCTGGCTGGGCATCCCGGTGAAGTTCGACCAGATCTCCCAGGCCCGTACCATTGTGGAGGCCTGCCTGCCCAACATGAACGTGGACCCCTCCCAGGGCTCGCACTTCTTCCAGAACATGACCTCGCTCCGCATCGGCTACTTCACCGTGCCCACCGACCCCGAGCACGGCAGGATCGACTGGGACTGGCTGGAATCTCAGCCGGTGACGGACAGCACCGAGCACCTGCGCTGGGTGCATCTGGACCAGCCTTTGGAGGCCCGGATCGACGGCCGCAGCGGGATGGGGCTGATCAGCAAGGAGTGACGAGTTTTTATATGGGACGCAGATCCCCGCAGATTGTGATCATAAAGTCCAGTAACATAAACTAAAGTTCTGACAGCCCACCCTCCCCTTCCAGGGGAGGGATAAAGGGAGAGGTCCGGCCTAACCCGTAGCACGATTTTACAATTCGTAGCACAAACAAATAAAGCCTGAAAATATTTCCGTGTTTCCTGTCTTTTCTGGTTTCCGTGTAAAGTCCACTGTCGTCCCCAGTATTACCTTAAGCAACAACTAATCCCACAAGGAGCCAGCGCTATGCCCCACCACAAGCCCGAATGGCAGGTGATCGTAGACCTGCTGCGCGACACCAACCCCATCCTGCTGAACCGGATCGGCCGCAAGATGATCAACTACCTCTACAAGCGCAACATCAAGCAGGTGGAGGAGCTGATGCAGCGGCTGGACACCACCTCCAGCGACTGGGAGTACAGCGAGAACCAGCCCATGCCCAAGATCAACCAGTCCCTGCTGGAGCACATTGTGGAGGAGATATTCCAGATCGCGGCCAGGGAGATCGACGATGACGAGCTGGCCCGGATCATCAGCTTGTGGCTTAAGCACGAGCAGTCCCGCTTTCTGGGCATGGCTTCCGAAAAGCGCGACGTCTCGCTGGCCGAGATCTCCGACGCCGTCCAGCGCTTCGCCAACATGCCCGACGCCCAGAAGAGCCTGTCGCCCGAGGAGAACATGGGCATCAAGGTGGCTTTGATCCGCCGGTTCCTGAGCGAGGAGATGCACTACATCAACGTCACCAAGAAGCACGCCACGGTGCCCGACTTCATGCAGACCCTCTCCCGCACCATCGGGCCCTCTTTGGGCAACGGCAAGCTGGGGGGCAAGGCGGCCGGGCTTTTTAGGGCCGAGAAGATCCTGATGAACGCCAAGAAGGACTATATCTCCCTGCGCAACCTGGTCACCCCCAAGACCTGGTACATTGCCTCGGACGGCATATTGGACTTCCTCCATTTCAACGCCCTGGAGGAGATGCCCACCATCAAGTACCGCGACCCGGTGGAGATCCGCCAGGAATACCCCTACCTGGAGCAGATCTTCAAAAACTCGGCTCTGTCCCCGGAAATAATCGCCGGGCTGTCCCTGTGCCTGGACGACTTCGGCGACCGGCCCCTGATCGTCCGCTCCTCCAGCCTGCTGGAGGACAGCCTGGGCTCGTCCTTCGCCGGAAAGTACAAGAGCCTGTTCGTGGCCAACCAGGGAACCAAGCGGGAGAAGATGGAGGCTTTGACCAACGCCATCGTGGAGGTCTACGCCTCGGTGTTCGGGCCCGACCCCATCGAGTACCGCCGGGAGCGGGGCCTGCTGGACTTCAACGAGGAGATGGCCATCGTCATCCAGGAGGTGGTGGGCCAGCGGGTGGGCAAGTATTATTTTCCGGCCTACGCCGGGGTGGCCTTCAGCTACAACGAGTTCCGCTGGTCGCCCCGCATCAAGCGCCAGGACGGCATCGTCCGGCTGGTGGCCGGGATGGGCACCCGGGCGGTGGACCGGGTGGGCGACGACTACCCGGTGCTGATCAGCCCCGGCCAGCCCGGCCTCAGGGTCAACGCCAGCCCCGAGGAGGTGCTCTGGTATTCCCAGAAGAACATCGACCTCCTGAACATGGAGACCCGCCGCTTTGAGACCATCACCGTGGACAAGCTGTTCCAGGAGATCGGCAACGATTTCCCGGCCCTCTCCCAGGTGATCTCCATCTACCAGGAGGGCCAGCTGTTCTCGCCCACCGGCACCATGGTCAACCTCAGCGAGGGCCAGCCGGTGGTCACCTTCTCCAAACTGCTGACCCACGGACCATTCATTCCCCAGATCAAGGACATTTTGAACATCTTAAAGGACACCCTGGGCTTTCCGGTGGATATCGAGTTCGCCTGCGACGGCGACATCCACAAGCTGTACCTGCTGCAGTGCCGGCCCCAGAGCCAGGCCGGGGGCGCCGCCAGCGTGGCCGTTCCCAAGGATGTCCCGGCCTCCGACATCCTGTTCACCGGCAGCCGCTATGTCACCAACGCTTTGGTGAAGGACATCGAGTACATAGTCTACGTCGATCCCATCCAGTACGACGCCCTGCCCAACATGGAGGAGCTGATCCAGGTGGGCCGGGTGGTGGGCGACCTTAACCAGAAGCTGCCCCGCCAGAAGTTCATCCTGATGGGGCCGGGCCGCTGGGGCAGCCGGGGCGACATCAAGCTGGGGGTCCGGGTGGGATACTCGGACATCAACAACACCGCCATGCTGATAGAGGTGGCCAAGAAGAAAAAGGACTACGTGCCCGAGCTTTCCTTTGGCACCCACTTCTTCCAGGACCTGGTGGAGGCCGGCATCCGCTACCTGCCGCTTTATCCCGACGAAAAGGGCGCCGCCTTCAACCAGGAGTTTTTCGACCATTCGCCCAATGTGCTGAGAAAGCTGCTGCCCCAGGCCCGGAATCTGGAGCAGGTGGTCAAGGTGATCCACGTGCCCAAGGCGGCCGACGGCGCCACCCTGACGGTGTACATGGACGGAGACCGGGAACAGGCCCTGGCCGCGCTGACCCGGTAGTCCGGGCAAGGGTTCGGCAAGCCAGCCAGCTCCAGCCATGCGGCTGTCAGCAGATATCATCCAAAGCTTAAACGCAAACAACTGTCCTTTGGACCCTGAAAAATGAAGAAAAAGATCATCATCAACGACAAGATGCAGCAGGGCTATTATCATCTTGCCGAGCCCGAGGGCAGGAACTTTCACCCCGACTTTAAACCGGAGCTGACCCCGGCCCAAATGCTTAGGCTGGGCGTCTTCGGCGGCAGGTACATGACCGACTGCCAGAAGGAATTCCCGGCCAGCTGGTTCAAGCAGGCCAAGCTCTGCCCCAGTCGCCACGACCCTGATCTGAACTGCTTCAAGGTCAATGCCAGCCAGCCGCTGAAGGTCTGGCAGGACAAGGGCTGGATCCACCCGGCCGACCCCCGGGGCTGGTTCCAGTGGTACTGCCGCTATTATCTTGGCCGCCGGATCCCGGAGGAGGACGCCCGCCAGATCCGGCGCTGGAAGGCCATCCGGCGCCATGCGGCGGCCCTGAAGAAGAACTGCCCCAAGGGGAAACTTGACTGCCGACCCCGGCAGCGCCAGGCCATGCTTCATTGGGCCTATGATTCCAGAAAGATGTGAATTGTTTATCAAATCAGCTCAGAAAACATGGAGAACAAATGGTGCC
This genomic interval carries:
- a CDS encoding PEP/pyruvate-binding domain-containing protein, whose amino-acid sequence is MPTPINIDQQAILDPFAQKLLNLMPYKVRKVLLAASLYDAFILEEDGRLADLLGQAYKQRDLGYVPSITRVTGGANALELLGKESFDLVVCIQRLGDMDPFTFGQKAKEILPGLPVVILAFNTPELARLQQMNDFTKVDGIFVWQGDGKILTGIIQLMEDFKNAESDTKALGLPNLLIVEDSISFYSSYLNVLFDELWDQTDRLLNEDLGFSQKALRQRGRPRVHLAQNYEQAVEIYQKFKANLLGVFTDVRYPKNGKLDPQAGIEFAKMIRRDLPHLPLVIQSSEPETEQIASGLKAEFLLKGSPSLTDEFRHLLVEHMGFGDLVLKNADNSEAARIPNLESFISVIDSLPQDLLHRNLMRGDLKRWLLVRTEFGLAEQVTKLALADNDDVSSLKLLLKEALDQNHRRQNRGSIVYYSRRFNVPQWHFTRMGGGSIGGKARGLAFVDKILNSQFDHSLYPGVSISIPKTLVLGADVFDDFMRHNKLFKLAVDEDSDARIANAFLNASLPPTVVGDIRDFIRQVRKPLAVRSSSLLEDALYQPFAGIYYTKMVPNNQSDLDARFLSLDNAIKLVWASTFLKQAKSYIESTNHRVDEEKMAVIIQEVVGADRNGRYYPDFAGVARSYNYYPVGHAKPEDGVVNVALGLGKSVVDGGVSLRFTPAYPEILPQFGTADDMLDNSQKSFYAVDMRPRSNTAYADEDQYLLKLGIEEAEKDGVLERLGSTYSFENQQLQDGIGQPGPRVVSFAHILKYKLFPLAELLDHLLKLSSQAMSCPVEMEFAVRLDPKNIFPADFGFLQVRPLVVSDELVKIDVSAKDIQQALCFSDKALGNGVTALSDIIYVRPGSFDASRTPQMADEVGQLNKKLKEQGRPYVLIGPGRWGSSDPWLGIPVKFDQISQARTIVEACLPNMNVDPSQGSHFFQNMTSLRIGYFTVPTDPEHGRIDWDWLESQPVTDSTEHLRWVHLDQPLEARIDGRSGMGLISKE
- a CDS encoding PEP/pyruvate-binding domain-containing protein; translation: MPHHKPEWQVIVDLLRDTNPILLNRIGRKMINYLYKRNIKQVEELMQRLDTTSSDWEYSENQPMPKINQSLLEHIVEEIFQIAAREIDDDELARIISLWLKHEQSRFLGMASEKRDVSLAEISDAVQRFANMPDAQKSLSPEENMGIKVALIRRFLSEEMHYINVTKKHATVPDFMQTLSRTIGPSLGNGKLGGKAAGLFRAEKILMNAKKDYISLRNLVTPKTWYIASDGILDFLHFNALEEMPTIKYRDPVEIRQEYPYLEQIFKNSALSPEIIAGLSLCLDDFGDRPLIVRSSSLLEDSLGSSFAGKYKSLFVANQGTKREKMEALTNAIVEVYASVFGPDPIEYRRERGLLDFNEEMAIVIQEVVGQRVGKYYFPAYAGVAFSYNEFRWSPRIKRQDGIVRLVAGMGTRAVDRVGDDYPVLISPGQPGLRVNASPEEVLWYSQKNIDLLNMETRRFETITVDKLFQEIGNDFPALSQVISIYQEGQLFSPTGTMVNLSEGQPVVTFSKLLTHGPFIPQIKDILNILKDTLGFPVDIEFACDGDIHKLYLLQCRPQSQAGGAASVAVPKDVPASDILFTGSRYVTNALVKDIEYIVYVDPIQYDALPNMEELIQVGRVVGDLNQKLPRQKFILMGPGRWGSRGDIKLGVRVGYSDINNTAMLIEVAKKKKDYVPELSFGTHFFQDLVEAGIRYLPLYPDEKGAAFNQEFFDHSPNVLRKLLPQARNLEQVVKVIHVPKAADGATLTVYMDGDREQALAALTR